Genomic segment of Thiomonas sp. FB-Cd:
AGCCTGGATCGGCGAAACGCCGGTCGTTCGGGGTTGCGGCGATGCAATTGGCTGTATCGCCCATGCCTGGCCGATGCGCTATTGCGCGAGCGCAATACTCTGCGTAGATGGCCGCATTGCGCAAGGCACTTCCTGCTAACGCAAGGCGTTTGCCCGGCGAGGCGGCAAGGTGTGTCCACCAATCAGCCGCGGCCAATCCCAGAGACGCGGGTGATAGACCCAGCGTGCGCCGCGCCTGCATGGCGTGCGCGGCGCGATCAATTAATTCAGCCAGCCCCGCGTCGGGCTGAGGCGGCGGACTCAAGCAAGCTGCCGACTCCGCGCTTGGCGCAGGCACAGCTGCCGCGAGGGAGACACCGATTTGCGGGCGCTCGCCGGGTGAGCCTGAATCGTGCTGAGCGCCGGTTGGGATGGGGATTTCAGGCGCAGGGGTGATCCCGATCGCGGTACCGGAACGGTTGCGCCGCGAAGCACGGGGTTGCGTGTTTGATTTCATGCCCATCTCCATAAAGCCTATAGGTTATTTGTAATGCTGCAACGCCGCAGGAAGGTTGATATGCGTCAAGCGTAACGGCGGTGGCCATCCGAGAGTGGACGCGCGCAAGTGCTGCTCCAAACCGCGCCGTGCGCTGTCAATGCACAATAATGGGCTACTGCGACATTACCAAGGATGGATTCATGCGAGTCACCGTTATCGGCGCCGGGTATGTGGGCCTGGTTACTGCGGCATGCTTTGCCGACGTTGGCAACACCGTTATCTGCGTTGAACGTGACGCTGGACGTATTGCTGCGCTGGAAAAAGCCCAGGTGCCGTTTTATGAGCCAGGCCTGAGCGAACTCGTGGCACACAACGCGCAGGCGGGACGCATGGGTTTCATGCCCAGTCTTGCGCAAGGACTCAATGGGGCGCAGGTGTGCTTTATCGCCGTCGGTACGCCGCCACTGCCCACTGGCCAAGCTGACATGAGCCAGGTGCGAGGTGCCGCCCATGAAATTGGCCAGTACGTCAATGGTCCGCTCGTGGTGGTGCAGAAGTCCACTGCGCCCGTCGGCACGGTCGCCATGGTGCAAGACATCATCGACGAGGAAATGGCACGTCGCGGCGTACAGCACTGGGTTAGCGTGGTAAGCAATCCCGAGTTCCTCAAGGAGGGATCGGCCATTGACGATTTCACGCGTGGTGACCGCATTGTGGTGGGTAGCATCGACGAACGTGCCATCGCGGTGATGCGCGACCTGTATCGGCCGTTCAACCGTAATCACGAGAAGATGATGGTGATGAACGCGGCTAGTGCCGAACTCACCAAGTATGCCGCCAATACCATGCTGGCCACGCGCATTTCCTTCATGAATGAACTTGCCCGATTGGCTGAGGCTGTGGGCGCCGACATTGAGCAGGTGCGGCTTGGAATGGGGGTGGACCAACGCATCGGCAGCCACTTCCTGTATGCGGGCGCGGGCTACGGCGGATCATGCTTTCCGAAGGACGTGAAGGCACTTGCCTTCATGGCGCGCGAAGCCGGCTTGCGCGCCGAACTGGCCGAGGCCGTCGACGCGGTCAACCAGCGGCAGAAGCAGCGCCTGTTTGAGAAGATTGCCGCACACTTTGCAGCGGATGGACTCAAGGGCCGCACGATCGCTGTATGGGGGCTTGCTTTCAAACCCAATACGGATGACATGCGGGACGCCCCCAGCATTGACCTCATTGAAGCCTTGCTCGGGGCGGGTGCCAAGGTCCAGGCCTTTGATCCGGTTGCCATGGAGAGCGCTCGAAAAATCTGGGGAGCTCGTCCAGGTCTGGAGCTTACGAAAGACGCCGCGTCGGCGCTGCAGGGTGCAGATGCGCTGGTCGTCGTCACTGAATGGCATGCATTCCGCTCACCCGACTTCGAGCAGATTGCTTTGCAACTGCGTGCCAAAGTCGTATTTGATGGTCGCAACCTCTGGGACCCGCAGTCCGTGCGCGCCGCGGGGCTGGCCTATTACGGGATTGGTCGCGGTTGAGTCGTTGATGCCTCTTGCCCTGTGGGTTCCGTGTACACCGGGGCGAAGCCTCCGCCCGGTGTGCGGAAGTTGGTCGTTTGACCTTGATAGAGGCGTGCGCTGAACCAAAGCACATGACCTGTATCGGCGTAAGCCCTGAGGTCGAACTTGAGGGGCTGGGGGGCATTGGCGTCGCCAATGTTGCGTTCCCCGGGAGGGGACAAAGCTTGAGCCACATACTGGCCGCGCACGATGCCCGACCATACGCCTTTGGTGAGCTTCGCGCCGCGGTAGGCCGCGCGACTGCCGTACCCGGCCCAGGGCTTGAAGAACAGGCCTCGCCGCTCAGCCCAGAGCTTCTCCGCATTTTGTGTGCAGACGATTTGCGTCTGCGGCACATGCGCTGCGAGAAGCGCAGAAATACTGCTTTCCACGCCCAGAGCGCGCAGCGAGTCGGCGTCGCTCAGTAGCGCCAGATTGCGCTTGTCGGCATAGAGGGCATGGGCGCGGGGGTGCGGGGTAATGACCGCGGCATTGGCACTCCACGCCCGGCGCAGCGCAGCATGAGCCGGTGCGTCGAGTGCAAAATCGGTCAGCCGGTTGTAGACCATATCGATCGCCTTGTCGCCATGCCAAAGGCGTGAATCGTCCATACGCAGCGCGGTGGGATCCACAATAACAGTTTCGATGCCGGCGCGTTCGAACAGTCGTGCAAAGAGCAAGAACTCGGCGTAGAGGTACTGCGTGGCGGGCTCCGAGTCGACAATGGCTATGCGGCGCGGCGCGCCAGTGTGTCCTGCTTGCCTCCATTCACGCAAAAACATGGCCATGATGTCAGCCTCGAAGGCGTCAACGGACTCTGCGCTTGGGACCATGTCTTGCATTTCCTCGCAGCAGGCTCGCTGGGCGCGCGCCAGCACCGCGGACAGGAGCGCGCCACCCGGGTTTGTATTGATCTCGATGAGATGCAAGGACTCACCTTCAAGGTGGAAGTCAAAGCCAAGAAATACGCCCGGATTGCCGGGGTCGTGGCGGGCTGCCGCCGGCGCTCGAGCGAGCACGGCTTGCTCGAAGCTTGGCAACGAGGCGACACGCTCCACGGCCTTCACCACGGCTCGCATTCGGGCAATGTGTCTGCCCGCGACAAAGACCGGCTGCGCCGAGAACATGTGAGGGTTGCGTTGCTGGATAAGCGCGTACAAGCCGGGCTGGCCGAGTTCGGACTCCAAGGCTTGCGCCAGAGCCTGGCGATCCAGGCTGATGCAAAAGCAATCGCGATTCAGTCTTTCAATCATGGCTTTCAGGCGGGCGCGATGTCCACGTGCGTTTGTAGCCACCACTCGAGCAATGCAGCATGCCATAACTTGCTGCCCTGAATACGGGTGAAATGTTCGGGCGCCTCGGGCGCATCAAGCAATCCGTCGACGTACCCGCGTTGGTACAGGCCGCGGTTGAGACATGCGGTGGATGTGAGCAGATCTCGCATACGGCCCAGAAATGCGCCGCGCACATGTTTGAGCGCCGGCACAGGGAAATATCCCTTAGGGCGATCGATGACGGCGTCCGGAATCAGGCCGCGGGCAACAGCCTTTAGTGGGTACTTCCCACCTTCGCGCAGGCGCAGCTCGGGTGGCATGCGGGCTGCCAGCTCCACCAGCGTGCGGTCGAGAAAAGGCACGCGCAGTTCGAGTGCGTGCTCCATAGGCAGGTTGTCGACGCGCTTGACAGGGTCATCGACGATCAGCGTGGTCACATCGAGGCGCAGAACGCGGTCAAGAAAGGTGTCGGCGCCTGATCGATCGAACGCATCTTCGATCAGTTCAGAGGTGACGTCCGGCACGTGATATTCGGGAGCGATGAAGCGCAGCCACTCGGCATGGTCGCGGTCGAAGTAGTGGCGGGCGAAGCGTTGCAGGGGCAAGCCCCTTTCGGCTTGCATTTGCGGATACCAGAAGTAACCCGCGAATACCTCATCGGCTCCTTGGCCAGCCAACACGGCCTTGACGTCGTGGCCCACCCATTCTGCCAGCAGGTCGAACGCCACAACGTCGTGACTGAACATCGGTTCGGTCATGCGCGCAATGGTTGTTGGGAGTCGCTCCAGAACCATGCTGTTGGGAATGCTGAGCTTGTGGTGACGTGTGTTGAAGGTGCGCGCGATCAGGTCGGAATAGATGAATTCATCGGCCTTTTCAGGGGTGTCACCCAGGTCTTCAAAGCCGATGGAATAGGTGCGTAGATCAGGGACGTGGTGTGCCAGCATTCCCACGAGCAGGCTGGAGTCCAGCCCACCGGAGAGCAGCACCCCCACCGGTACGTCGGCGGCGTGCAAATGGCTGTCGAGCGCCGACTGTAGTGCGTGGCGCGTGCGGGTGATCCATTCCTCCTCGCTAGGCTCGGGTGCGCGACGCCCAGCGTAAAGATGCCAATAGCGTGAAAGTGTGCGTGTTCCGTCGAGTTCCACCCGAAGCAGGTGAGCGGGTTGCAGTTTGCGCACACCTTGGAGGATGGTGCGTGGTGCGGGAACGACGGCATGCAAGGTGAAGAGGTGGTGCAGGGCGATGGGATCGATGGCCTTATTCACGCCGCCTGCGGCAAGCAACGCGGGAAGGCTGGACGCAAAACGCAGGCGATTTCCGTCCTGAGCCAGGTACAGCGGCTTCATCCCGAAACGGTCGCGTGCCAACAGCAGGATGCCGACGCGTGGATCCCACAGCGCAAAGGCGAACATGCCATCAAGATGCGCAACCGCACCTTCGCCCCAGGCAGCATAGGCTTTGAGAATGACTTCCGTGTCGCCGCATGTGCTGAAGTGGTGGCCAAGCGTTGTAAGTTCGGCGCGAAGTTCGCGATAGTTGTAGATCACCCCGTTGAACACCAACGTGCAACCCGAGTCGGGGTCTGTCATGGGCTGGTCGCTCGCAGCACTCAGGTCGATGATGGCCAGACGTCTGTGGCCGAACGCTATCGGCCCAGCGCTCCAGTGGCCAGCGTGATCCGGGCCGCGAGGCGCAAGACGCGCAGTCATGCGACCCACGGCTTCTGCATTGGCACGTGTGCCGTCGAACCGTAACTCGCCGCAAATTCCACACATAGGCAGTTTCGTAAGATGTAATCTGGTAATTGTCGTTGATGCAGCTGCTTCTGGAGGGAGGCCTGGTTTCGGCTCCGAGGCTTGGTTTAGGCGCCAGATCCAAACAGCAGGCCCACACCTGCCGTGATGGCCATCGCCAGTGCGCCCCAGAACGTTACGCGTAGCACGCCACGCACAAGCGGTGCGCGGCCCATGAAGGCCGCAAGCCCCCCGAGGATGGCCAAAAAAACAATGGATGTCACACTGACGATCCAGGGCAGATTCCCTCTTGGGAAGACCACAACGCAGAGAAGCGGCAGCGCAGCACCTACGGCGAACGCGAATGCCGACGTGAATGCAGCCTGAAGGGGGTTTGCCCTCACGCTTTCAGAAATACCAAGTTCGTCGCGGGTATGGGCCGCCAGCGCATCCTTCGCCATCAACTGCGTTGCCACTTGCTTGGCTAGATCGGCATCCAGACCCCGCTGCACATAGATGCCAGCAAGCTCAGCCTCCTCGCGCACGCCGTCGAAGGCCAACTCCTGGCGCTCGCGGGCAATGTCGGCCTGTTCGGTGTCGGCCTGGGAGCTGACCGAGACATACTCACCTGCCGCCATGGACATGGCCCCCGCGACGAGGCCCGCGACACCGGCCACGAGCACCGCGCTGTGCGTGGCGTTTGACGCGATAACACCGACGATCAGGCTTGCCGTGGAGACGATGCCGTCGTTGGCGCCGAGCACCGCCGCGCGCAGCCAGCCCGTATGCTGGGTGCGATGGCGTTCAACATGCATTCTCGACATGGCTGGAGTCTCCAATAAGAAAGGCACCTTGGCTAATACCACTGCAAGCCTTTGGCTGAACGTAGCACTTGCAGCCAAAGGCCGCAGGCCAACAGCAAAATGAGGGCGGCGGCCAAGGGTGGCCAGGTGATGGTGGCGAAGCCCATCACGTGACGCAAAGCGGGAATGAGAGTGACCGCCGCCAGCATGATGCCAACGCTGGCGAACAAGCGACCCAACCAAGGGTTGTCGATCGGAAACTTCAAGAGCACGGTGTGCGTCCTGTTGCGATTGGCCAAGATTAGCAGGAATAGCACAAGCACCAGAGCGCTGAATATGGTCAAGCGCAGGCTGGCTTCACCCCAGCCTGCATACGCTTGCAGTAGCGCATATCCGCCCAACAGGATGGCGGCAACGCCAAGCCCTTGCGCCAGTGCCGAAGCGACGTTCCTGGGCGCAAATGGTGTCGCATTCAATGGGCGTGGCGGGCGGAGCATGAGGTCAATGGCCGACGGCTCGGCCTCGAAGACGATGGAGCAGGCGGGATCGATGAGCAGTTCCAGAAGCACGATATGCACGGGCAACAGTAGCACCGGCCAGTGCAGTAGTGCAGGTACGAGGGCCAGAGCGATGATGGGCAAATGCACCGCAAATACGAAGCGGGTGGCCTTGGTGATGTTGTCGTAAATGCGCCGGCCGCCACGGATCGCACCGACGATGCTTGCAAAGCTGTCATCAAGAAGGACCAAGGCGGCTGCCTCGCGAGCCACGTCCGTGCCGCGCTCCCCCATGGCGATACCCACATCGGCGGCCTTTAGCGCGGGCGCGTCATTGACGCCGTCGCCGGTCATTGCCACGACTTCGCCTGCCTCTTGCAGCACGCGGACCAAGCGAAGTTTCTGCTCTGGCTTAAGGCGCGCACAAAGGTCTACATAATGGAGGCGTTCTCGCAGCGCGACATCATCCAACGCCATGATTTCAGGACCCGTGATGACTTCAGCTCGCTCGGACAGACCAACTTGCTGGGCAATCGCGCGCGCCGTGGCGGGATGATCGCCGGTGAGCATCAGCACGCGCACGCCAGCAGCACGGCATTGCGCAATGGCGGCGGGCACATCCGCTCGTGGCGGATCGATCAATCCGATCAGACCAAGGAACTCAAAATCGAAGTCATGCTGGCTCTTGGGCCATCCGCTTGTGGCGCCTGCAGACCTCCAGATTCCACGTGCCACACCCAGAACGCGCAGGCCGCGTGCCGCCATCGCTTCCACGCGCTGGTGGATCGCTTGACGATCCGCTTCGGGCAGGTGGCACAAGTCGGCTACCGCCTCAGGCGCGCCCTTCGTTGCCAGAAGATGAGCATCGGGAGCCGTGCCCGAGAGCACACGGGTTAGCGCCAGGATGTCGGGGTCAAGCGCGTACTGGAACTCAGCGCTGCGTTCGTCACGGATATGCTCGGTGCCTGCCAAGCGCGTGTGGCCGAATTCCTGGATGGCTTGCTCCATCGGATCGTAAGGGTTCGGGGGCGTGGCCAGCATGCCGAACTCGATCAGTGCGTGAAAGTCCTCGGGAAATGCGGGTTCGGTGGCTTTGAGCCGGACGTTTCCAACCGCAAGTTCGCCAACCTGCATGCGGTTTTGCGTCAGCGTGCCTGTTTTGTCTACAGCCAGGACGGTGATTGCGCCCAGAGCCTCCACGGCCGGCACGCGGCGCGTGAGGACTTTGTTTTTTGAGAGACGCCAAGCGCCCAAGGCCAAGAATACGGTGAGAATGACCGGAATCTCCTCTGGCAAGATGGCCATGGCCAGAGCAATGCCCACCAGCAAGCTATCCAGCAGTGCACGACCGTCCCATAGTCGGTCAGCACCAGCGAAGTCGCCAGCGTGAGGGCGATGAGCGTGAGATTGCGGATCAGCGTGCGTGAGGACCGCTGCAACCCGGAGCCGGCCTCTTCAGTGGTCGTCAAGGCGAGGCCGATGCGACCGACAGCGGTCGCGGAACCCGTGGCCTGGACTACGGCAAGGCCTGCGCCCTTGGTCACCACCGTGCTGGCGAAGAGCTCCGCTGAGCCGTCACCGCCCGGCGCGGGAAGTTCATGCAGTGCCGCATTCGCCCGCTTGTCCACCGGCACGGACTCGCCGGTGAGAAGGGATTCATCCGCCGTGAGCTGGCCCTGAAGCAGTTGAGCGTCTGCTGCGATACGGTCGCCTTCGTTCAGCACGAGCAGGTCGCCGCGCACCACATCGCGTCCTGCGATGCGCGTCTCCTTTCCGTCGCGGATCACCAGCGCGCGAGGCGCCGAGAGATCGCGCAGCGACTCCAGGGCGCGCTCCGTCTTGCGTTCCTGGGCCAGGGTGATGCCAATGACCACGAACACGAAGGCAAGGAGGAAAATGGCTTCGGCCTGGTTGCCCAGCAGCAGATAGATGCTACCGGCGACTAAGAGCATCAGAAACATCGGCTCGCGCAGCACGCCAAGCGCGATACTAAAAAGGGTCCTGGGCGCGCTTCCCGGCAAAAGGTTGGGGCCTTCGGACTGGAGTCGCTGGACAGACTCGGCAGTGGATAGGCTCTGGATTTTGCTGGCTTTCGCTCCTTGTGCTTGGGGTGGCTCCATCTCAATGCACCAGCTTGTCGCGCAGAAGCGCCGCCAGCTCGATACCCGAGACGACCGAGGTACCCAGGATTCCAGCGTGCATCGCGCGGAAGCTCACGTTGTCGTTGCACCGGCCGATGAGGAAGCCAAGGTCAGGGGTAACGGACGCGGCAAGACGCCCCGATTGCACTGCCCCGCGTTGCTGGCGATTGACTGGGAACGTGAGTCCCAAGATGTCGAGCCGACCAGTCATCGCCCGGCCCGATTGACGGTTCCAAGATCGTGTTCGCTGATCTTGCGTGCCCGCGCACCAACTTCCATATCTGGCAAGCGGATCCTCCTATTGCTCCGGCCCTGTGAAGTATTAAGCTGCGTAGCGAACGCGCCGGTCCTGGAAGTAGCTCATCACACGCTGCGGGTTTTGTTCCAGCATCGCCATATGGTCGTTCGCAGCTTCGCGTAATTTGGCCTTGGTTCGCACCGGCACGCGTTTGCCCATTTCCTGTTTGAGATCGGCGTTGAGCCTCTCCTCAGGGTTGAGTTGGGGGCTGTAACTGGGCAGGTAAAACAGCTCGATCTGCGCGTTGTGCAAGGCGACCCACGCCTTCACCAACTTGCTGTGATGCACCCTCAGGTTGTCCAGAATCAGGAACACCTTCTTGCCTGCATCCTTGATCAACGCCTGCAAGAACTCGATCAGCTTGTCGGCGTCAAACGCCTCGTCGATGATCATCCAGCGGGTCTTGCCCTGGTTGGTGACCGTGGCGATCATCGAGAGCTTCTGGCGCGTCCCGCCCACCGCCATCGCCACGGGGGTTTTGCCCGCAGGGGCAAAGCTTCTGCCGCGCACGTCCGTGTTGACCAGCGCGGTTTCGTCTCCCCAGTGAATTTCCGCGCCCTCAACCCTGGCGCGCTGCTCGATGGCGGGGTATTCCCCCTCCAGCCAAGCCTGCACCGCCGCGGGGCTTTGCTCATAGGCTCGCTTGATGGGCTTTTGCGGCGTAAAGCCCCAGCGGGTGAGGTACTTTCCAACGCTGCGCACCTGCAGTTTGATGTCGAACTCTTGTTCAATGAGTTGCATCACCGCAGCGCGGCTCCACAGATGGAAGTCCATCTTGAGTTGCTCGGGACGTGTGTCAATGATCAGGCGCTGGATCGTCTCTTCTTGCGCTTGACTGAGCACCCGACCGTCGCCTCTGGCGCGTCCCCGCCGAGTCGGCCGGATGGCGCTCCAGCCGCCAGCCTCGTACAAGTCGATGGCCGCTCGAACCGGCGGGTAACTCAGCCCCGTCATGTCCACGATCTGCATGATCTTGACGCCCCGCTTGTGCAACCTCACGACTTGCTTGCGCCGCTCGTGAAGTTGCTCGAGTGTTTGCTTTCTTGCGTTTTCTTTTTCCATCATCAATGGATCAAAAAACTTGCTGAAAGTTCATATTTTATTGGGCCTTATCTATAAGCGCGAAAAAGGTGGTGACGCCCGGAGCGGTGGCGCTTGTTTGAATCGGGCCTGTTATAAGGCGCCAGACGCGCGTCGCGAACTTTTGCGGTTGATCTATGGCCAGCCAATGCATCCACCGTGCCCCGTCGAAGGACGATTCTGGTAGGGGCCGCCACGCATCCCACTCGGCGATGCGGGCGACGTGGGGCAGCATCGTGGTATCCACAAGGTGGCGGCCGTCCGCGTCGCCGTGTCCCCACCAGGAGTGTCCCGTCTGCATCGCGCCGGCCACCAAAGCGAAACGTTTGGGCGCTTGTGTCAACCGCGTGAGGCTCCGCAGCAAGGGCCTGGAGAGCCAAGGGACGAAGCCGGGCACACAGCAGGTTTTGGAACTGTCCATCATTGCAGCGGAATGAATTGAGTCTCCGGAGCCGCTCACCTCGATATTCCTTCGGAGGTCGTATTGCCGGGGCAAGCAGCCCGAGGCACCGCGGCAAGTTCACAGGAGGCGGCAAAGGCCTCGGATTCGATTTGCAGCGTCACGTGCCTGATCTCGAAGCTGTCGTGCAGCATGCGCTTCGCCTGCTCGAGAATGGCATCGATGCCTGGCGCATCCCTGCCGAGTGTCCGATGCGCAGTCAAGCTCACCTGCGAGGTGCTCAGCGCCCACACATGCAGATCGTGCAGCGCCTGGATACCCGGTATCGTCAGCAGGTGGGCGCGAGCCGATGTCAGATCGATACCGGCAGGTACCCCATCAAATAGCAGATGCAGGGACTGCCTGAACACGATCCATGTCCCCCACAACACAACCCCTGCAATGAGCAGCGTGACGGCTGGATCGACCCAAGTCCACCCCGTGGCCAATACCGCTGCCGCACTGATGACCACGCCGAGCGACACCGAGGCGTCGGCCGCCATGTGCGCAAAAGCACTGCGGTCGTTCAGGCCGCTCTTGCCCTTCCCGAGAAAAAGCCATGCAGTTCCTCCGTTGACCATGATGCCAACGCACGCGACGGCGTGCACTGACCATTCGCTCACCACGGCCCGGGCTTCGAAGCGCTGTAGAGCTTCGAGCGCAAGCGCACCCATGAGCA
This window contains:
- a CDS encoding UDP-glucose/GDP-mannose dehydrogenase family protein, encoding MRVTVIGAGYVGLVTAACFADVGNTVICVERDAGRIAALEKAQVPFYEPGLSELVAHNAQAGRMGFMPSLAQGLNGAQVCFIAVGTPPLPTGQADMSQVRGAAHEIGQYVNGPLVVVQKSTAPVGTVAMVQDIIDEEMARRGVQHWVSVVSNPEFLKEGSAIDDFTRGDRIVVGSIDERAIAVMRDLYRPFNRNHEKMMVMNAASAELTKYAANTMLATRISFMNELARLAEAVGADIEQVRLGMGVDQRIGSHFLYAGAGYGGSCFPKDVKALAFMAREAGLRAELAEAVDAVNQRQKQRLFEKIAAHFAADGLKGRTIAVWGLAFKPNTDDMRDAPSIDLIEALLGAGAKVQAFDPVAMESARKIWGARPGLELTKDAASALQGADALVVVTEWHAFRSPDFEQIALQLRAKVVFDGRNLWDPQSVRAAGLAYYGIGRG
- a CDS encoding N-acetylglutaminylglutamine amidotransferase — its product is MCGICGELRFDGTRANAEAVGRMTARLAPRGPDHAGHWSAGPIAFGHRRLAIIDLSAASDQPMTDPDSGCTLVFNGVIYNYRELRAELTTLGHHFSTCGDTEVILKAYAAWGEGAVAHLDGMFAFALWDPRVGILLLARDRFGMKPLYLAQDGNRLRFASSLPALLAAGGVNKAIDPIALHHLFTLHAVVPAPRTILQGVRKLQPAHLLRVELDGTRTLSRYWHLYAGRRAPEPSEEEWITRTRHALQSALDSHLHAADVPVGVLLSGGLDSSLLVGMLAHHVPDLRTYSIGFEDLGDTPEKADEFIYSDLIARTFNTRHHKLSIPNSMVLERLPTTIARMTEPMFSHDVVAFDLLAEWVGHDVKAVLAGQGADEVFAGYFWYPQMQAERGLPLQRFARHYFDRDHAEWLRFIAPEYHVPDVTSELIEDAFDRSGADTFLDRVLRLDVTTLIVDDPVKRVDNLPMEHALELRVPFLDRTLVELAARMPPELRLREGGKYPLKAVARGLIPDAVIDRPKGYFPVPALKHVRGAFLGRMRDLLTSTACLNRGLYQRGYVDGLLDAPEAPEHFTRIQGSKLWHAALLEWWLQTHVDIAPA
- a CDS encoding VIT family protein encodes the protein MSRMHVERHRTQHTGWLRAAVLGANDGIVSTASLIVGVIASNATHSAVLVAGVAGLVAGAMSMAAGEYVSVSSQADTEQADIARERQELAFDGVREEAELAGIYVQRGLDADLAKQVATQLMAKDALAAHTRDELGISESVRANPLQAAFTSAFAFAVGAALPLLCVVVFPRGNLPWIVSVTSIVFLAILGGLAAFMGRAPLVRGVLRVTFWGALAMAITAGVGLLFGSGA
- a CDS encoding cation-translocating P-type ATPase translates to MQVGELAVGNVRLKATEPAFPEDFHALIEFGMLATPPNPYDPMEQAIQEFGHTRLAGTEHIRDERSAEFQYALDPDILALTRVLSGTAPDAHLLATKGAPEAVADLCHLPEADRQAIHQRVEAMAARGLRVLGVARGIWRSAGATSGWPKSQHDFDFEFLGLIGLIDPPRADVPAAIAQCRAAGVRVLMLTGDHPATARAIAQQVGLSERAEVITGPEIMALDDVALRERLHYVDLCARLKPEQKLRLVRVLQEAGEVVAMTGDGVNDAPALKAADVGIAMGERGTDVAREAAALVLLDDSFASIVGAIRGGRRIYDNITKATRFVFAVHLPIIALALVPALLHWPVLLLPVHIVLLELLIDPACSIVFEAEPSAIDLMLRPPRPLNATPFAPRNVASALAQGLGVAAILLGGYALLQAYAGWGEASLRLTIFSALVLVLFLLILANRNRTHTVLLKFPIDNPWLGRLFASVGIMLAAVTLIPALRHVMGFATITWPPLAAALILLLACGLWLQVLRSAKGLQWY
- a CDS encoding HAD-IC family P-type ATPase translates to MEPPQAQGAKASKIQSLSTAESVQRLQSEGPNLLPGSAPRTLFSIALGVLREPMFLMLLVAGSIYLLLGNQAEAIFLLAFVFVVIGITLAQERKTERALESLRDLSAPRALVIRDGKETRIAGRDVVRGDLLVLNEGDRIAADAQLLQGQLTADESLLTGESVPVDKRANAALHELPAPGGDGSAELFASTVVTKGAGLAVVQATGSATAVGRIGLALTTTEEAGSGLQRSSRTLIRNLTLIALTLATSLVLTDYGTVVHCWIACWWALLWPWPSCQRRFRSFSPYSWPWALGVSQKTKSSRAACRPWRLWAQSPSWL
- a CDS encoding IS630 family transposase, which gives rise to MEKENARKQTLEQLHERRKQVVRLHKRGVKIMQIVDMTGLSYPPVRAAIDLYEAGGWSAIRPTRRGRARGDGRVLSQAQEETIQRLIIDTRPEQLKMDFHLWSRAAVMQLIEQEFDIKLQVRSVGKYLTRWGFTPQKPIKRAYEQSPAAVQAWLEGEYPAIEQRARVEGAEIHWGDETALVNTDVRGRSFAPAGKTPVAMAVGGTRQKLSMIATVTNQGKTRWMIIDEAFDADKLIEFLQALIKDAGKKVFLILDNLRVHHSKLVKAWVALHNAQIELFYLPSYSPQLNPEERLNADLKQEMGKRVPVRTKAKLREAANDHMAMLEQNPQRVMSYFQDRRVRYAA
- a CDS encoding cation diffusion facilitator family transporter is translated as MPQDFGARFALGIVLNLAFVAVEAFYGWRSNFLALLADAGHNLGDVGALGLAWAGLAAGRLHANDRHTYGWQRGSILASVVNSTFLLVLMGALALEALQRFEARAVVSEWSVHAVACVGIMVNGGTAWLFLGKGKSGLNDRSAFAHMAADASVSLGVVISAAAVLATGWTWVDPAVTLLIAGVVLWGTWIVFRQSLHLLFDGVPAGIDLTSARAHLLTIPGIQALHDLHVWALSTSQVSLTAHRTLGRDAPGIDAILEQAKRMLHDSFEIRHVTLQIESEAFAASCELAAVPRAACPGNTTSEGISR